The window CAATTACCATAtgatatatattaatgatataTCATTCATTTTGTAAtcatttataattatgttatatttatattttcattaatatataatatattttttcatattaattaattaaaaaaaattgtgccGAATCATGTTTTTCGTCTTCATTCTTCCCTATTAACAAGCATAAATTGCCTGTTTAAACTTCATATTGCCTATTATTCCTTGTGAATGATAATGGAGATGATACGATAAACAAAAACTTTAAACAATGTTCAAATTTGATTATGAAAAGACTTATTAAAGCATAACCATATTAAAGATTGAACCACTTAGCATGTGATTCTCTAAACGGACCATAGCTAACTTAAAAATGGCTGAGAAATTAGGACCCGTTCACCGCAGTATTGTCAATACCTAGATTTCTGGTATGAATACTGTTTAGACTCTCCTATATGAAGGCAGGAATATATTTGGAATTCTAAAAGACTCCATCAATAAATCCAACACAATTAATGATCAGAAACATAACAGAAGAATGAAATTGAATCAAATTCTAATTAAAGACGAGAAAACACCACACCAAAATGGACGGAAAAACTAACTGTTGGCGGAAAGTCCCGAGTAAAATTACTTCACTAAACTAAACAACTTAAACATCATTGTTTGCTAATCCTGTTCATATATTGATTCTTTATAATGGTTTAGTTCCTAAGGTATCATTTATTTGCAGTTTCCAGTCACCTATATGCAACACAAGTTCCAAGTTTGATACCTGACAAAATCACCATACATGGATGGTTATTAACATGAGGGAACTGTGAAGAAAGTTGCTTCAAAGTTGAGGGAAAATGGCATCAATAGAAGCATGGTACGTCGGGTCCGCAATCCAGAGTGTAGCCACATGTTGATGAGATGAAGTAAGCCTGTGAATTTCTTCAACAAGCCAGATTGTAGCTTCAGCTTTACATGGATGAATCATGATATCCAACGGTTTTCGCTCACGGTGGTCGTAAAATCCCGAACGATGATCCCACTGATACAGAATAATATTGGTGAGGTAATGCAATGGTTGCCCATATAATTTCTTTAGTGATTTGCCTAATTCCACCCATGATGAGAATGGAATCACTGAGCCATGATGCGATGGGATTGGGAGCTTATTCATATAATTCTGATACATTTCTGCTCTTCTCATCACTACATCTGAATCACAAGCAGGCTTTCAATCTAAGATCACAATGCCATAAACTTTATCCAAATCGAAATTAGAATTCATACCTGCATATGTCATTTCTTTTGCAGGTTGATCAATTTCAATCTTAGGGGAGAAATTCAGCTCATCAACTCCATCTGCAAATGTCATTTCTCTTGCAGGTTGATCAATTTCAATCTTAGGGGAGAAATTCAGCTCATCAACTCGATTTGTCTCTCCGTGATCCGGCGAAGAAGATTCATCATCTGATGACATGGCATCAATATGCTCATGCTCATTCCATGGAATTGTCCTCTTCATGGTAAATACAATTAATACTGCACAGAAGGAACTACGAGGAAAAGAACGAGATTCCTGAGATGCAATCAATATGAGCAATAACAGCAGCTAGAGAAAGAAGTTCGGGAGCTAAGCACAGTGTGAagtacatacatacattcatcAGCAAAGGATTCTGAAATCAATATTATTATCATAACAATTACGAATTAGAAAGTGAACACACGGATATCTGTCTTAATAGCTGAGATATACAAACATATCAAACTAATTAGTGATGTTTAACGAACAATTTCATCAAAATTCTAATTCAGTTCTACGGCTACGAATCACTTCAAAGGATTCTGAAATCAATATTATCATAACAATAACGAATTAGAAAGTGAATGCACGGACATCTGTCTTAATAGCTGACATATACAAACATATCAAATCAATTACCGGTGTGTAACGAACAATTTCAGCAAAATTCTAATTCAGTTCTACAGCTACGAATCACTTCAAAGGATTCTGAAATCAATATTATCATAACAATAACGAATTAGAAAGTGAACGCACGGACATCTGTCTTAATAGCTGACATATACAAACATATCAAATCAATTACCGTGTTCAACCAACAATTTCAGCAAAATTCTAATTCAGTTTTACAGCTACGAATCACTTCAAAGGATTCTGAAATCAATATCATCATAACAATAAAGAATTAGAAAGTGAATGCACAGATATACAGACATTTCACATCTGTCTTAATAGCTGAGATATACAAACATATCAAATTAATTACCGGTGTTTAAGGAACAATTTCAGCAAAATTCTAATTCAGTTCTACGGCTATGAATCACTTCAATACAATTCCAgaatcacaatcaaatttccaAGCCCTAAAAAAATTCCACAACCTTCCAGGAATAGCATAAACCTATCACACTCTCCAATCAAAGAAAAAAGACAAGAATGGATGAAATTAAATCAGCATTCAAATGTTTAATTAGGTTTTACAGATTTAGGATTAGGAGAAATAagcattattaattaataaccTTTCTAACTCAAATACAGAATCAGAAAGAAAGACAATAACAAGCAAGGACAAAACCAATGAATCAGAAGAACAAAACTGACCTTAAACAAGGAGCTGAGAAAATCGTAGCCTTGAGAagcaaagagagagaagagtaTCAGAGCTTCAGCGGCGAGAAGAAGAAACATACCTGGTCAAGGACGAGGAGAAGCGGCGCAGAGAAGAGTAAGATAAAGCTTCACAGTGAGAAAAACAAATATGTAGTGAAATACTATTGTTAATTGGGACAGAGGAGAGAAATAACATTTTTGGTCAGGGATAATATGGTCCTTTCCATCCTATTCAGCATCTTTCTGTTTTATTTGAAAAGTACATATCCGAAAGTCACCTGCGTCGCGTTGACTTTGACGTTGaagacttcttttttttttttggtaagaaaggaaaggaaaaaaacaaaaccaacaaaaaacctacaccgggatcagtctaggaaggctgaccccaatcctatcctctaggagagaatgcaaaagaaaagaaggaggaacagagagggtagaaacacctaacattctcccatgcccagcagctgctaagcgatccgccacgcggttttgctccctaaaaatatgggagaaattaagatactcaaaggcaggacgaagccttaaaatagctttgatgagattctggctcttcagacaaacagcctggctatctgaaatcctgttaatagcctccagattatcagattccaccgagagctttttaacacccatgcgaatggcgagtttaatacctgacaagataccccagagctccgcagaaaaggaggagcccgtccccaagttatgggtaaaccccgccatccaattgccaccagcatcccgaagaactcctccagtaGCAATTCTGTCATTGCTAAGGCatgagccatcagtattcaacttagcaaacccttctctaggcttactccagccaactagcaggatctctttatccggggaggggcgaacaagggaatctctttcaaagcttttagtaataacaaagagcttcttcgagaagaaaaacagtaaatcaggaataaggacagccttacccgcaaataattcttcattcctccacttccagatttggtgacaagtaatagcaaagaggatggcaccgtgctccatgttggccagcaagttccccttggctccttgagagaaccagtccccttcagaaaaggccatgaaggaagggaggatgtgatgagggaggatcccttcccagatcttcttactatttgggcaatccctcaaggcatggcacaaggtttccacattgcctctgcatctactacaggcattagactcagtcaagtgccttctgtgcctatccgcattcgtaaggagcctgtctttgatacccagccaaaggaagctcctgatacggtaagggatcttgagggaccatatggacttccaaatctccaagggaggatcagccctattaggggtaaaagcttcataggccgatttacaagaataagtaccattattcgtcaaggcccagcaatgtctatccttatcctcctcttgattgctaatcttcactcctctaatgttaagaagggtctccagactaaagaaagagtcgaactttgaccagatccagtctccctccgagtccaccacatcagcaattttccaggaaaggagatcagccgacggaggggcattacacacatcaatcagcggtttatcaccaatccaggtgtcataccagaagctaatagatctaccattacccaactccaggccaatccccatacagaattcagcaaacacggcactgagccctttccagaggaaggaacagctaacaaccctctccttcgggccaccaaagattctatctttccgatacttcccgcacaagagacggacccaaagggaggaggggcattgccacattctccaaagaagtttcattaacaggactttattattgtcctttgtctgcctaataccaagacccccctgtttttaggctggcaagcttccttccacgggaccaggtgaacctttctcccatctccagactcaccccacaggaaacgccgatttatcttatccaggtcactaaggacaggctcaggaagcttacaggcctgcatgatgtggttcggagcagcgcagttaactgactggatcaaggtaaggcgacctgcaagggaaagagaattagctttccagctagcacacaaaccattagttttgtccaaaatatccttgaaagaggctttggaaaccttgtcactgtgaagaggaaccccaagatacttccccaaagagttcgtcagaggtatgccagagagctcactcagtcttctacacaagctattgtccatatttttggaacaaagcatacgggacttttggatgttaaccttctggccagaagcctcgcaaaaacaatcaaggatatccataactgttttaatttgctcctcattaccctcaacgaaaagcatgacgtcatcagcaaagagtaaatgggtaataggggggcaatgtctgttgatagaaacagggtggagagtccctttgcacaccgcctcttggatcaggtgagacagtctttccatggcaataacaaagaggaagggactcataggatctccttgacgaattcctctggagggagaaaactcatccgacatgtccccattgatcatgacctggaaaacaggagaggagatacacttctcaatcaaaatcctccagttctccgggatgccagctttggctaaactatccagaagaaagctccagttcaatctatcataggctttctccagatccagtttgagggccacaatccctttcttacctttcttaatcttcatagaatggacaacctcctgggcaataacaacgttatccatcaattgtctaccaggaacaaagctcccttggttctggctaattatatccggaaggatcttccggattctattagccacaatcttagtaatagctttatacaaaacattacaaagactgatgggtctcatctggaggaaggaggaaggcttaacaaccttaggaatcaagacaatgagggttttattaaccgacCTGATATCGTAAGAgccaccaaaaacacctaacacaaaactgtatatgccctccttaacagtatcccagtgtttatgatagaaactagcggggataccatcaatcccaggagccttagtggaccctatgctagagaaggccagatcaatctctttaaggtcaataggatggaaagcatctttaatagcctcctcccccaaacgaggaaaggaaataccagagtgggcactctccaagtccacagcttcctctctaaacaggtccttgtagaaatcaagggctgagcgacgaatgtcttcctcctcaaaaatccactcgccACTAGCGTccttgatagcatcaatcctattcctctgtctcctaatgatcgtagagagatgaaaaaacctggtattccgatccccgtcttgaatccaggccttcctagacttctggaaccaaagaagctcttcctgtctaagcacagcttccaactcgttctggagagcTCTAAGGTGACCATTTAAGCTATGGTCGAAACGagcctccaagcaacgctgaacgccttccatcctcctcaagagtttattcttcctcctgataatatggccaaataTGTCTTTATTCCAAACAACCACCTTACTTCTGAATTCCTCAgcagcgaggagaacatcagagtggggatgccaattggttTTCACGAAATTCCTAAAGTCGGGATGAGAATCCCAAGCCACAAGATATCTAAAgggtctattacctttcagccggttacctttgaccaaattaatgaggatagggcaatggtcagagtgacggaaggggagattcagcaccttgacctcaggaaacctacagatagccgcaacattagcatacaccttatccaacctcacaaacaagctatttcttttccaggtaaatttgtggccagcagcacccaggtctgAAAGCCCACACAGATCCATACTACGCTTGtggttaaggcaccggttcatataatgattaccccctcctctctgatcacttaaaagggcaatatcattaaaatccccggccaccaaccaagcctccaccatgttagagctaatagaatgaaggatctcccacaaccTTGTACGATTAGAAAGAacaggatcggcataaacaaaggtaacaaagaaaggtttattaccagggtagcacaccttactatgaatgaactgacagtccatactaacaatatcaatattaacaagacctggcttccaaaagagccaaatccccccagcccggccagtagcctccgatctgacacaattccaattcttaaactttctaaccacctcgtctgctttggctccactgaccttggtctctagaagaacaaaacaggaggggttaaactgtttaataagatcattaacataaatgcgggttgccttgctcgccgcacctctaacattccaaacaaagaaatccatcagaaaggaagactactaacacaagcccaaaccctagatcatgtatttattcggggctcctgagagcctagagGAAGTCCCAAAAGGTCCCCTTTTAGCCCAAGAGTCTAACCCATTAAGGTTCTTCTTAGGTTTCActttaagtttcttcatgttcatcttactcactcctatagctTTTCCAATAGGAGCATCCACAGGAGGATTCAGAGAAACAACCTTACTACTCGACCCTTCCCCTGTAGAAAGGTGAGACTGGGAGCTCCCTTTATCCTTagcattagagacaaagagGGGATTAATAGATTTACCCCGACTAGAAACAGGCTCGACCGAttccagaccaggcatgctcAAATCAATCTGTTCATTGGAAGGGTCCGATTCCCGACCTTCCTCCAGGGACAAGACACCGAACCTAGACCCCGAGCCAGAAGCTGAGACCACACCAGCCTCACTCCTCTTCTTgatatccgggggtctgacTTTGATCTCAGGGGCAATCTGGAGCGTAGTCATCTTCCGACTAATATCTAGCGGATGAATAGAACTGACATTAGCACttggcttccttctcactgaCCTCTTGGCCAGCATCCATGGCCCAAAACTCCTTTCTTCCCCCTGACTTTTCTCAGCTCcacctatgataggttgcatcAACTCCTCCGCCTCCTTCCTCTTCTTAGGACATCCCTCAaatgtatggccaaacataccacattcaaaacagatattatgtataccttcatattcaatatgaaaaaccttATTCTGAATACAGAattgagaaagaagaggcttagcaagatcaatatcaatacagaccctggaaaacttgcctcttactgccccaatggtagtcttatcgacatggtggaccttaccaaccaggctaccaatcttgttcaggaatCTATCACTATAGTATTCAAGAGGAATGcctgggaacctaacccaagtaaggattctGTTAACAGGGCAGTCATGGGggtcaaa of the Euphorbia lathyris chromosome 7, ddEupLath1.1, whole genome shotgun sequence genome contains:
- the LOC136201532 gene encoding protein RDM1-like isoform X1; translated protein: MFLLLAAEALILFSLFASQGYDFLSSLFKESRSFPRSSFCAVLIVFTMKRTIPWNEHEHIDAMSSDDESSSPDHGETNRVDELNFSPKIEIDQPAREMTFADGVDELNFSPKIEIDQPAKEMTYADVVMRRAEMYQNYMNKLPIPSHHGSVIPFSSWVELGKSLKKLYGQPLHYLTNIILYQWDHRSGFYDHRERKPLDIMIHPCKAEATIWLVEEIHRLTSSHQHVATLWIADPTYHASIDAIFPQL
- the LOC136201532 gene encoding protein RDM1-like isoform X2; protein product: MKRTIPWNEHEHIDAMSSDDESSSPDHGETNRVDELNFSPKIEIDQPAREMTFADGVDELNFSPKIEIDQPAKEMTYADVVMRRAEMYQNYMNKLPIPSHHGSVIPFSSWVELGKSLKKLYGQPLHYLTNIILYQWDHRSGFYDHRERKPLDIMIHPCKAEATIWLVEEIHRLTSSHQHVATLWIADPTYHASIDAIFPQL